In a single window of the Candidatus Methylomirabilota bacterium genome:
- a CDS encoding OstA-like protein, which translates to MSHRSWFVGVVVLAYVGVFIRSGLAQEQPKAKNPVTITSDRLEVNRKLHTAVYSGNVMADDKDRGMVVLADRMEFLFDEKMERIQKGIATGNVRATIKEKRVTADQLELFPDEDKAVLTGNPRAWQDNDLVTGTRMTIYSKEDRAIVEGEPSKRVTAILYPKPDGSGRSEPAASDKIDKAPTTQGGS; encoded by the coding sequence GTGAGCCATCGTAGTTGGTTTGTGGGGGTCGTGGTGCTCGCGTACGTTGGCGTATTCATCCGTTCGGGACTGGCCCAGGAGCAGCCGAAGGCGAAGAACCCGGTGACGATCACTTCGGATCGTCTGGAGGTGAACCGAAAGCTGCATACGGCGGTCTATTCCGGGAACGTGATGGCCGACGATAAGGATCGCGGTATGGTGGTCCTGGCCGACAGGATGGAGTTTCTGTTCGATGAGAAGATGGAGCGGATCCAGAAGGGGATCGCAACCGGCAATGTGAGGGCCACTATTAAAGAGAAGAGGGTGACCGCCGATCAATTAGAACTGTTTCCTGATGAAGATAAAGCCGTCCTGACCGGGAATCCTCGGGCATGGCAGGACAACGATCTGGTGACCGGGACGAGGATGACGATCTATTCCAAGGAGGATCGAGCGATCGTTGAGGGCGAGCCCTCGAAGCGCGTGACGGCGATCCTCTACCCCAAACCTGACGGATCAGGGCGATCCGAACCGGCAGCGTCCGACAAGATCGACAAAGCGCCAACGACGCAGGGAGGGTCCTGA
- a CDS encoding dCTP deaminase → MSIKSDKWITRMATEHQMIAPFEERQVRSGVISYGLSSYGYDIRVADEFKIFTNVNTTIVDPKCFDERSFVDFKGDVCIVPPNSFALARTVEYFRIPRNVLTVCLGKSSYARCGIILNVTPFEPEWEGFATLEISNSTPLPAKIYANEGIAQVIFFESDEPCLVSYGDKKGKYQAQHDITLPRI, encoded by the coding sequence ATGTCGATTAAATCGGATAAGTGGATTACGCGGATGGCGACGGAACATCAGATGATTGCCCCCTTTGAGGAACGGCAGGTTCGAAGCGGCGTCATCTCGTACGGTTTATCGTCCTATGGATATGATATCCGGGTCGCCGACGAGTTCAAGATCTTTACCAACGTCAACACGACCATCGTCGATCCGAAATGCTTCGACGAGCGCTCGTTCGTCGACTTCAAAGGCGATGTCTGCATCGTGCCGCCTAACTCCTTTGCCCTCGCCCGGACCGTCGAATATTTCAGGATTCCTCGCAACGTGTTGACCGTTTGCCTCGGCAAAAGCTCCTACGCGCGTTGCGGTATCATCCTGAACGTTACACCGTTCGAACCGGAGTGGGAGGGGTTTGCGACCTTGGAGATCAGCAATAGTACCCCGTTACCGGCCAAAATTTATGCCAACGAGGGGATCGCTCAGGTGATCTTTTTTGAGAGCGATGAGCCCTGTCTCGTCTCCTACGGCGACAAGAAGGGCAAATACCAGGCACAGCATGACATTACACTGCCCCGTATTTGA
- the lptC gene encoding LPS export ABC transporter periplasmic protein LptC, with amino-acid sequence MRIAVRVWIVRITAITVVALWALSAADNGSSALGQDKPSTAADVKITKFHLVETKDGKTLWEVWGDRGEVFDKEGVARVEKGTNPVTVMLYSERGTLTVRSDSATVNMRTKDIRLEKNVIATSEQGNSLQTESLDWSSKDNRVSTRSPVILVKGGMTSSGVGMEAETDLERVTFLSRVRSQVRPEGGGLEQKERSGARKGGTR; translated from the coding sequence ATGCGAATTGCTGTACGCGTGTGGATCGTAAGGATAACGGCGATAACGGTCGTTGCGTTGTGGGCGCTCTCGGCTGCCGACAACGGATCGTCCGCCCTCGGTCAGGATAAGCCCAGCACCGCAGCCGATGTGAAGATCACGAAGTTTCACCTCGTTGAAACGAAGGACGGGAAAACATTATGGGAGGTGTGGGGTGATCGCGGGGAGGTATTTGATAAGGAGGGCGTTGCCAGGGTCGAAAAGGGGACGAACCCTGTCACCGTGATGCTCTACTCAGAGCGGGGTACGCTGACGGTTCGGTCGGACAGCGCGACGGTCAATATGCGGACCAAAGATATTCGTTTGGAGAAGAATGTGATTGCGACCTCTGAGCAGGGCAACAGTCTGCAGACGGAATCTCTGGACTGGTCGTCTAAGGATAACCGGGTATCTACTCGATCGCCTGTCATATTGGTGAAAGGTGGGATGACGAGTTCGGGCGTGGGTATGGAGGCGGAGACCGATCTGGAGCGGGTGACGTTTTTGAGTCGCGTTCGGTCGCAGGTGAGACCCGAGGGCGGGGGGCTGGAGCAGAAGGAGCGTTCCGGCGCCCGAAAGGGAGGAACGCGGTGA
- the lptB gene encoding LPS export ABC transporter ATP-binding protein, with translation MVSPSNPRTLRTESLVKSFKGRQVVAGVSINLEAGEVVGLLGPNGAGKTTTFYMVLGLLKPDQGQVILNGEVVTDLPVYKRARKGLGFLPQEPSIFRKLTVEQNIMAILEILDLSEQERRQRLESLLQELDLTHLAKSKAYTLSGGERRRAEITRALVTSPDFMLLDEPFAGIDPIAIADIQTIIARLKAKGVGVLITDHNVRETLQIVDRAYLIYEGRVLVSGTAQELASDERAREIYLGERFSL, from the coding sequence GTGGTAAGCCCGTCGAATCCACGGACCCTTCGAACCGAGAGCCTGGTCAAGTCGTTTAAGGGCCGACAAGTTGTGGCCGGCGTCAGCATCAACCTTGAAGCCGGCGAGGTGGTCGGGTTGCTCGGGCCGAATGGCGCCGGGAAGACGACGACCTTCTACATGGTGCTCGGTCTGCTGAAACCGGATCAGGGTCAGGTCATATTGAACGGGGAAGTGGTGACCGACCTTCCGGTGTACAAACGAGCCCGCAAAGGTTTGGGGTTTCTCCCGCAAGAGCCCTCGATCTTTCGTAAGCTGACAGTGGAACAGAACATCATGGCGATCCTGGAAATCCTGGATCTGTCGGAACAAGAGCGGCGGCAACGGCTTGAGAGCCTGCTTCAAGAGTTGGACCTCACCCATCTCGCCAAGAGCAAGGCCTACACGTTGTCGGGCGGCGAACGTCGCCGGGCGGAGATTACCAGAGCCCTGGTCACCTCCCCGGATTTCATGCTGCTGGACGAGCCGTTTGCGGGGATCGATCCGATTGCGATTGCCGATATCCAGACCATCATTGCCAGGCTGAAGGCCAAGGGCGTCGGTGTATTGATCACCGACCACAACGTGCGGGAGACGCTACAGATCGTCGATCGAGCGTATCTGATCTATGAGGGTCGGGTGCTGGTCTCCGGGACGGCGCAAGAGCTCGCCTCCGACGAGCGGGCCAGAGAGATCTATCTGGGCGAACGGTTCAGTCTGTAG